The proteins below come from a single Anaerolineae bacterium genomic window:
- a CDS encoding phosphonoacetaldehyde hydrolase has translation MDFVFRRTYQGRIKAVILDWAGTTVDYGSFAPTAVFMRLFESRGVTISVEDARTGMGLMKKDHLRAILARPSVAEAWQAIHGAPATDADIEEMFAHFVKLQISVLADYADPIPGLLDVLKELRGRGVKVGSTTGYLSDMMAVLGPEAARRGYVPDCIVCPDQVPAGRPYPWMCYQNMIQLGVYPNEAVVKVGDTLPDIEEGLNAGMWTVGVALTGSLLGLREAEVNALTMEERQAARERIADQLYRAGAHEVIDGIWDLPSALARIEQRLARGEHP, from the coding sequence ATGGATTTCGTGTTTCGACGCACCTATCAAGGGCGCATAAAAGCGGTCATCCTGGATTGGGCGGGGACGACAGTAGATTACGGCTCGTTTGCGCCAACGGCGGTTTTCATGCGTCTGTTCGAGAGCCGAGGGGTGACCATTAGTGTCGAGGATGCCCGAACAGGCATGGGACTGATGAAAAAAGATCATCTGCGTGCGATCTTAGCGCGCCCATCCGTGGCCGAGGCATGGCAGGCCATTCATGGCGCGCCGGCAACCGATGCAGACATAGAGGAGATGTTCGCACATTTCGTAAAGCTGCAAATATCGGTGTTGGCTGACTACGCTGACCCCATTCCGGGCCTATTGGATGTGCTCAAGGAGTTGCGCGGGCGTGGAGTCAAGGTCGGCTCAACCACTGGCTATCTCAGCGATATGATGGCGGTGCTTGGCCCGGAAGCAGCACGGCGCGGCTATGTCCCTGATTGTATTGTCTGCCCTGATCAGGTGCCCGCTGGGCGGCCCTATCCCTGGATGTGCTACCAGAATATGATCCAGCTCGGCGTGTATCCCAACGAGGCTGTCGTCAAAGTAGGTGATACGCTGCCGGACATCGAAGAGGGGCTAAACGCCGGGATGTGGACAGTAGGCGTTGCGTTGACCGGTAGCTTGCTCGGTTTGCGCGAGGCCGAGGTGAATGCGCTCACGATGGAGGAGCGCCAGGCTGCGCGGGAACGAATTGCCGACCAACTGTATCGAGCGGGCGCCCACGAGGTGATAGATGGCATCTGGGACTTGCCATCAGCGTTGGCACGTATTGAACAACGGCTGGCGCGGGGCGAGCATCCCTAG
- a CDS encoding trimethylamine methyltransferase family protein produces MISVSSPTMPLRFQRPELISLEQAARVHELAKRILREIGLEVRHERTLERLQAEGFRIRSDRVHFEPAIVEEHVEEMRRLIASRAQPNLASDDGRLALSVSTYSLYVHDIEADRVVPYTTDRLIEMCKLIDTLADDGVYGAPPGIPTDVHPDLHPIAQYRIAALYARQGATPVDPTSARTVNYLLDMAEVMGRPIRSLPVYMPSPLRLGGESLEVVLACLDRLSHIWVSSMPSTGATAPVHPFGALALAAAELMGGMVILHVMTGKPVTFGVGIFPFDLRTGAMVFGSPENLLFQMLCADFNRFYGWEDDGAPGNIHVMSKLPDGQSAADKAAIMAIGAFLGARHFSCAGTLSLDEVFSPEQLLLDCEIRDWVQRAIQGLWLGEEAVDDWLAEIRTGVERGFMGLNSTLDFYRPYVSTSSQHIWYPRRFERRAIGPWLSAGEPRLSQRLRDEVRRRIAAHDFELAADRRREIERIYQAACQAITSM; encoded by the coding sequence ATGATCTCTGTCTCATCCCCCACGATGCCTTTGCGCTTCCAGCGGCCCGAGTTGATTTCGCTGGAGCAAGCCGCTCGAGTGCATGAGCTGGCTAAACGGATCCTTCGAGAGATCGGCCTAGAGGTCCGGCATGAGAGGACGCTGGAGCGATTGCAGGCGGAAGGATTCCGCATTCGCAGTGACCGCGTTCACTTTGAGCCGGCCATCGTCGAGGAGCATGTGGAGGAGATGCGCCGCCTTATCGCCTCCCGTGCCCAGCCCAATTTAGCCTCCGATGACGGCCGACTCGCACTCAGCGTGAGCACCTATTCCTTGTACGTGCACGACATCGAAGCCGATCGCGTGGTGCCATACACCACCGATCGGCTCATCGAGATGTGTAAGCTGATAGACACTCTGGCCGACGATGGCGTTTATGGCGCGCCGCCCGGCATCCCCACGGATGTGCATCCCGACTTGCATCCCATCGCTCAGTACCGGATCGCCGCGCTCTATGCCCGCCAGGGCGCGACGCCGGTGGATCCGACCTCTGCCCGTACCGTGAATTATCTCCTGGACATGGCCGAGGTGATGGGACGTCCTATCCGTAGCCTGCCCGTCTACATGCCTTCGCCCCTGCGCCTGGGCGGGGAATCGCTAGAGGTAGTGCTGGCCTGTCTGGATCGTCTCTCCCACATCTGGGTCAGCAGTATGCCCTCCACCGGCGCCACGGCTCCTGTCCATCCGTTCGGCGCGTTGGCGCTGGCCGCTGCCGAGCTGATGGGTGGAATGGTGATTCTGCATGTGATGACCGGCAAGCCGGTCACCTTCGGCGTCGGCATCTTCCCTTTCGATCTGCGCACCGGCGCTATGGTGTTCGGCTCACCAGAGAACCTGCTTTTCCAGATGCTCTGCGCAGACTTCAACCGCTTCTACGGGTGGGAGGATGACGGGGCGCCAGGGAACATTCACGTGATGTCCAAGCTGCCCGATGGGCAATCGGCCGCGGACAAGGCGGCCATTATGGCCATAGGGGCCTTCCTGGGAGCACGCCATTTCAGCTGTGCCGGCACTCTGAGCCTGGACGAGGTCTTCAGCCCAGAGCAGTTGCTGTTGGACTGCGAGATTCGCGATTGGGTACAGCGGGCGATCCAGGGGCTGTGGCTGGGCGAGGAAGCCGTGGACGACTGGCTGGCAGAGATCCGGACGGGCGTGGAGCGCGGGTTCATGGGCCTGAACAGCACGTTGGACTTCTATCGGCCATACGTCAGCACCTCATCCCAGCATATATGGTACCCTCGCCGTTTTGAGCGCCGAGCCATCGGCCCCTGGCTGAGCGCTGGCGAACCACGGCTCTCACAGCGGCTGCGGGATGAGGTGCGACGCCGTATCGCTGCGCATGACTTTGAGCTGGCCGCCGACCGGCGGCGGGAGATCGAGCGGATCTACCAGGCGGCGTGCCAGGCGATCACAAGCATGTAA
- a CDS encoding sugar ABC transporter permease: protein MLRVSRIRTRQPDIGQRSWTAYLYILPSLFVYAVFVLWPVLDTLRLSFYEWDGVSTPRLIGLSNYLRLLEDQVFHIALRNNLLFIAFYTLFPISFALFLTALMTRRRFRGLSFFRAGLFVPYVMSMVVVGVVWRWIYNPAFGPLNQLLQAIGLGSWARPWLGDFNLALPAVGVVGTWVQYGFCMVLFIAGVQRIDETLYDAAKIDGANELQQFWHVTLPGLYSEISIALVTTLITALKIFDLVFVTTRGGPGNQTMVVSLWLYNNAFQINRVGYAAAIAVVLTILILLISYVVLTMRLRAGREEA from the coding sequence ATGCTACGCGTTTCAAGAATTCGAACTCGACAGCCTGATATCGGTCAGCGGTCCTGGACCGCTTATCTTTACATTTTGCCCAGCTTGTTCGTCTATGCCGTTTTCGTGCTGTGGCCCGTTCTGGACACCTTGCGTCTCAGCTTCTATGAGTGGGATGGCGTCAGCACCCCAAGGCTCATAGGTCTGAGCAACTATCTTCGCTTACTCGAAGATCAGGTATTCCATATTGCGCTACGCAACAATCTGCTGTTTATCGCCTTCTATACGCTGTTTCCTATCAGCTTCGCCCTCTTCCTGACCGCCCTGATGACCCGTAGGCGGTTTCGGGGGCTGAGTTTCTTCCGCGCCGGCCTATTCGTCCCTTATGTGATGTCTATGGTGGTGGTGGGAGTGGTGTGGCGCTGGATCTACAACCCCGCCTTCGGCCCTCTCAATCAACTGCTGCAGGCGATTGGCTTGGGATCCTGGGCGCGCCCTTGGCTGGGGGATTTCAACCTGGCGCTGCCGGCCGTGGGCGTCGTGGGCACCTGGGTGCAATACGGCTTCTGCATGGTGCTTTTCATCGCCGGCGTGCAACGTATTGACGAAACCCTGTACGACGCAGCCAAGATAGACGGCGCCAACGAGCTTCAGCAGTTTTGGCACGTCACCTTGCCCGGCCTTTACAGCGAGATCTCGATCGCCCTGGTGACCACCCTGATCACGGCCCTCAAGATCTTTGATCTTGTCTTCGTCACCACCCGCGGGGGGCCGGGGAACCAGACCATGGTGGTCAGCCTTTGGCTTTACAATAACGCCTTCCAGATCAACCGGGTGGGGTATGCCGCAGCCATCGCAGTGGTGCTGACGATCTTGATCCTGCTCATTTCCTATGTGGTACTCACAATGCGTCTGCGGGCTGGTAGAGAGGAGGCGTAA
- a CDS encoding trimethylamine methyltransferase family protein: MATIHIRCLSDREVQAIHDASLAILRDTGVMVHHDKMLRLLAEAGAQVDWAHHIARLPERLLMDCIALAGKRYVLYGRSPERVARFGYGDLVLMSSPGQFAWIDAETGQRRPPTVQDLHDAIRLGDALPNVTIVGAMAVVAKMPVAYRDVFLTAELVKGTTKPTRCWVANGRTARYVLEIYRTVAGGEAALRARPMVEAFVEPISPLQLPHDGLDVLMEFVRAGQPASFAPMAMAGATAPATLAGALAQENAEVLSGIVIAQLLAPGTPVTYGGIPHINDPATSICSFGSPEQALMAVAMAQMAHFYGLPVYINVGITDAKVPDVQAGIEKGATMILGVLAGADTFGHAGICGTDHGASLLWLVVDDELMAYVKRIARGFEVNVETLAVELIQAVGPGGNYLAEEHTVRHFRREMWLPSPVWTRQTWEGWESEGRTSMADRALAEVKRILATHRPEPMEEAMAREIDRIVEAARRELI; encoded by the coding sequence ATGGCTACTATCCACATCCGATGCTTGTCTGATCGAGAGGTTCAAGCGATTCACGATGCCAGCCTCGCCATCCTGCGCGATACCGGCGTCATGGTGCATCACGACAAAATGTTGCGGCTTTTGGCAGAGGCCGGCGCCCAGGTGGATTGGGCGCATCATATCGCCCGCCTGCCAGAGCGTCTGTTGATGGACTGTATCGCCCTCGCCGGCAAGCGGTACGTGCTCTACGGCCGCTCTCCCGAGCGCGTGGCTCGCTTCGGCTACGGCGACCTGGTGTTGATGTCCTCACCGGGGCAATTTGCTTGGATTGACGCCGAGACCGGCCAGCGCCGACCTCCTACGGTCCAGGACCTGCACGACGCCATCCGGTTGGGGGATGCATTGCCTAATGTCACTATCGTCGGAGCGATGGCCGTCGTCGCCAAGATGCCCGTGGCTTATCGGGATGTGTTCCTGACCGCCGAGCTGGTCAAGGGCACTACCAAGCCCACCCGTTGCTGGGTGGCTAACGGCCGCACGGCCCGCTATGTGTTGGAGATTTACCGCACGGTAGCCGGTGGCGAGGCCGCGCTGCGCGCCCGACCGATGGTGGAAGCGTTCGTGGAGCCGATCAGCCCATTGCAACTGCCGCACGATGGCTTGGACGTCTTGATGGAGTTCGTGCGCGCCGGTCAGCCGGCCAGTTTTGCCCCGATGGCTATGGCCGGCGCCACCGCGCCGGCGACCCTAGCCGGCGCGCTCGCGCAGGAGAACGCTGAGGTGCTTTCTGGCATCGTGATCGCTCAGCTGCTGGCGCCAGGCACACCGGTCACTTACGGCGGCATCCCCCACATCAATGACCCCGCCACCAGCATCTGCTCCTTCGGATCGCCTGAACAAGCGCTGATGGCAGTAGCGATGGCACAGATGGCGCACTTCTACGGCTTGCCGGTCTACATCAACGTGGGGATCACTGATGCCAAAGTGCCCGATGTACAAGCCGGCATCGAGAAGGGCGCGACCATGATCCTAGGCGTTCTAGCAGGCGCGGATACCTTCGGGCACGCCGGCATCTGCGGGACAGATCACGGGGCCAGCCTGCTCTGGCTGGTAGTGGATGACGAGCTGATGGCCTATGTGAAGCGAATCGCCCGTGGGTTCGAGGTTAACGTGGAGACATTGGCCGTGGAGCTCATTCAGGCGGTAGGCCCTGGAGGCAACTACCTGGCGGAGGAACACACGGTACGTCATTTCCGCCGGGAAATGTGGCTTCCTAGCCCCGTCTGGACTCGTCAGACCTGGGAGGGATGGGAGAGCGAAGGGCGAACCTCGATGGCAGACCGCGCCTTGGCCGAGGTGAAGCGCATTCTGGCCACGCATCGGCCGGAGCCGATGGAAGAGGCGATGGCGCGCGAGATAGATCGCATCGTGGAGGCCGCCCGACGCGAGCTGATATGA
- a CDS encoding alpha-glucosidase/alpha-galactosidase, which yields MKRAKFVVIGAGSLSFGTMTVRDLMMAPELKGSEIVLVDVNAERLDRMTRLAHRLNVTWQAEMKITATTDRREALPGADIVIGAVERDRYRLWQMDIEIPRKYGCGELYGENGGPGGFFHTLRQVPITLDIVRDMEKLCPNAWFINMSNPESRLTLAVKRYSKIKVAGVCLGAYITRRHLAETVLGLPEEEVEIKAAGINHCHWVMDIRRVGTGEDLYPAVRERIAHLDPAWQPLSRECLRRFGYFPGPADNHVGEYLSWGAKFMPAGYTRWIFEADKTTAEQTARLEQFASGEGPFQPAELEEFMVERGYRWQTLDIILSLLDGRHRYVLSVNIPNDGYITNLRRDAIVEVPAIVGADHIYGLGMGDLPPAIAALLELQLTIMDLNVEAAVKGDRKLALEGLMIDPLVPDPATAAKMLDEALIAQAEYLPQFH from the coding sequence ATGAAGAGAGCGAAGTTCGTTGTCATCGGCGCAGGAAGCCTCTCCTTCGGGACCATGACCGTGCGCGATCTGATGATGGCACCGGAGCTGAAGGGGAGCGAGATCGTCCTGGTGGATGTCAACGCGGAGCGGCTGGATCGCATGACGCGCCTGGCCCATCGTCTCAACGTCACCTGGCAAGCTGAGATGAAGATCACGGCTACCACTGATCGCCGAGAGGCGTTGCCGGGCGCAGATATCGTGATCGGCGCTGTCGAGCGCGATCGCTATCGGCTGTGGCAGATGGACATCGAGATCCCACGCAAGTACGGCTGCGGTGAGCTCTACGGCGAGAACGGCGGTCCCGGCGGCTTCTTCCATACCTTGCGACAGGTCCCCATCACGCTCGACATCGTGCGCGATATGGAAAAGCTTTGCCCCAACGCCTGGTTCATCAACATGAGCAATCCCGAAAGCCGCCTGACGTTGGCCGTCAAGCGCTACTCTAAGATCAAGGTCGCCGGCGTCTGCCTGGGGGCCTACATTACGCGCCGCCACCTAGCCGAGACGGTCCTGGGCCTGCCTGAAGAGGAGGTGGAGATCAAAGCCGCCGGCATTAACCACTGTCACTGGGTGATGGATATCCGCCGTGTCGGGACCGGCGAAGACCTCTACCCGGCGGTGCGCGAGCGGATCGCGCACCTCGATCCCGCCTGGCAGCCGCTGTCGCGCGAGTGCTTGCGTCGCTTCGGCTACTTCCCCGGGCCGGCTGACAACCACGTCGGCGAGTACCTAAGCTGGGGCGCGAAGTTCATGCCCGCCGGCTACACCCGGTGGATCTTCGAGGCTGACAAGACTACGGCGGAACAGACGGCGCGTCTGGAGCAGTTCGCCAGCGGCGAGGGTCCCTTCCAGCCAGCCGAATTGGAGGAGTTCATGGTGGAGCGCGGCTATCGCTGGCAGACGCTCGACATCATCCTCTCGCTGCTCGACGGCCGCCATCGCTACGTCCTTTCAGTCAACATCCCCAACGACGGCTATATCACCAATCTACGTCGGGACGCCATCGTGGAGGTACCTGCCATCGTGGGGGCCGATCATATCTACGGCCTGGGCATGGGCGACCTGCCGCCGGCCATCGCGGCGCTGCTAGAGCTGCAGCTAACCATTATGGACTTAAACGTGGAGGCCGCCGTCAAGGGCGATCGCAAGCTGGCGCTAGAGGGGCTGATGATTGACCCACTAGTGCCTGACCCAGCCACGGCGGCTAAGATGCTGGACGAGGCATTGATCGCCCAGGCTGAGTACCTGCCGCAGTTTCATTGA
- a CDS encoding carbohydrate ABC transporter permease → MDRTKAPLMGLDAGSAAASTSPSSGSAVPLKPIIPPDVGRLSSGIRFQRQLHRAVASAQTYVLLTPFLLLAVVPFVIVVFTAFKTPEEIAQGAFSPPEVWRWSNFAKAWVQAHFGQYFRSSAIVVSSVVAVSTLLSVLSGYAFGRMKFPFSQFLFFVFLLGLIAPQEAYIIPLYYHLRKIGLVDTYWALILPQIGMSVCFGTFWMRGFFATVPRDLVDAARVDGCDSWNTLWRVLLPIARPAILTMVVLFFVWTWNDFLLALVLVSKEELRTLPLGLAFFQGRYARDIPLTAAGATIVALPTIVTYVLFQRQFIRGITAGAIQG, encoded by the coding sequence ATGGACCGGACTAAAGCACCTTTGATGGGCCTCGATGCAGGCTCTGCGGCTGCTTCCACCTCGCCGTCCTCCGGCAGCGCGGTCCCGCTGAAGCCGATCATCCCTCCCGACGTCGGCCGGCTTTCGAGTGGCATCCGCTTTCAGAGGCAGCTTCACCGTGCTGTGGCCTCCGCTCAGACTTACGTGTTGCTGACCCCATTCCTGCTCCTAGCGGTGGTGCCCTTTGTCATCGTTGTATTCACCGCCTTCAAGACGCCCGAAGAGATCGCCCAAGGCGCCTTTTCTCCGCCGGAGGTATGGCGCTGGTCGAACTTTGCCAAGGCGTGGGTTCAGGCCCATTTCGGCCAGTATTTCCGCAGCAGCGCCATTGTGGTCTCCTCTGTCGTCGCAGTATCCACGTTGCTTTCTGTGCTGTCAGGATACGCCTTTGGACGGATGAAATTCCCCTTTAGCCAGTTCCTGTTTTTCGTTTTCCTGCTCGGCCTTATCGCCCCACAAGAGGCCTATATCATCCCGTTGTATTACCACTTGCGGAAGATCGGCCTGGTGGATACCTACTGGGCTTTGATCTTGCCCCAGATCGGGATGAGCGTCTGTTTTGGGACCTTTTGGATGAGAGGGTTCTTCGCCACCGTGCCGCGCGACCTGGTAGATGCGGCCAGGGTGGATGGCTGCGATAGCTGGAACACTTTATGGCGTGTATTGCTCCCCATCGCTCGCCCTGCCATCCTGACCATGGTGGTGCTCTTCTTCGTCTGGACCTGGAATGATTTCCTGCTGGCGTTGGTGTTGGTGAGCAAGGAAGAGCTGCGCACCTTGCCTTTGGGCCTGGCCTTCTTCCAGGGACGCTATGCCCGAGACATTCCGCTCACCGCCGCCGGGGCAACCATCGTCGCCTTGCCCACCATCGTGACGTATGTGCTCTTCCAGCGCCAGTTCATCCGAGGCATCACCGCCGGCGCGATCCAGGGGTAA
- a CDS encoding glycoside hydrolase family 3 C-terminal domain-containing protein, with amino-acid sequence MSDVIEERIEALLRQMTLEEKAALAAGADLWHTAGIERLGIPGLKVTDGPSGARGSQWQGEMTSACFPAPVCLAATWNVELVERIGQALGQETQSKGAHVLLAPTVNIHRVPVGGRSFECFSEDPYLTARMAVAYIRGVQSQGVGACIKHFVCNDQEFQRNSISVEVRERVLREIYLPPFEAAVQEAHVYSVMGAYNRLNGTFCCEHPYILTEVLKGEWQFDGVVISDWTATQSTVPSANAGLDLEMPGPARYFGPRLAEAVRAGQVSEATVDDKVRRLLRLMIRTGALDQPRQPERAIDRPEHRQLIRQAAAEGMVLLKNERGVLPLDRTRIRRVAVIGPNAKTARIMGGGSAHVTPHYVISPLDGMREKCGDAIEVLYALGCTNHKTLPLLDPEWLTPAEGEPGPGLRCEYFNALEPAGQPVRTEVIKRLHLMWIGDIAPGVEPSGFSIRISGKLVPPQSGTYTFGLISAGLSRLSIDGKEIVDNWSSQTPGEAFFGMGSAEVTGTVDLEAGRVYSLEVIYSSRGATFLKGLIVGGLPPLPADPIAEAVEIARRADVALVFVGTTDEWESEGFDRQDIELPGRQNELVERVVAANPNTVVILNNGGPLTMPWLERVPAVLETWFPGQECGHAIADVLFGDVNPSGKLPTTFPRRLQDTPAFLHYPGEGGKIYYGEGIFVGYRYYDKKKVEPLFPFGFGLSYTTFVYEGLALSAFEIGPGEELEVQVTVTNSGPRAGQEVVQLYVQDVASTVIRPERELKGFAKVALQPGESQTVRFRLGPRALAYFDEQGRRWVAEAGEYVIEVGSSSRDIRASERFVLRETWMAPLQLEQASRAPLSLHSPLRELLADPRGAAVLREHLGELLNLPQVRMALDFSLEQIAPFAPQVLTKEKLAAIETALRSLG; translated from the coding sequence ATGTCTGATGTTATCGAAGAGCGTATTGAAGCGCTCCTGCGCCAGATGACGCTGGAGGAGAAGGCGGCATTGGCCGCCGGTGCCGATCTGTGGCACACAGCTGGAATCGAACGGCTGGGGATCCCAGGCCTCAAGGTGACCGATGGCCCTAGCGGCGCTCGAGGCAGCCAGTGGCAGGGGGAGATGACCTCGGCTTGTTTCCCAGCCCCGGTCTGCCTGGCGGCCACGTGGAACGTGGAGCTTGTGGAGAGGATCGGACAGGCGTTGGGTCAGGAGACACAATCCAAGGGAGCCCATGTCCTGCTGGCTCCCACGGTTAACATCCATCGCGTCCCCGTCGGTGGACGGAGCTTCGAGTGTTTCTCGGAGGACCCCTACCTGACCGCACGCATGGCCGTAGCTTACATCCGCGGCGTTCAAAGCCAAGGAGTGGGGGCCTGCATCAAGCATTTCGTTTGCAACGATCAGGAATTTCAGAGGAATTCCATCAGCGTCGAGGTGCGCGAGCGTGTGCTGCGCGAGATCTACCTGCCGCCGTTCGAGGCGGCCGTCCAAGAGGCGCATGTTTATTCCGTAATGGGCGCCTATAACCGTCTCAACGGGACCTTCTGCTGCGAGCATCCCTATATCTTGACAGAGGTTTTGAAAGGAGAGTGGCAGTTTGATGGCGTCGTGATCTCGGATTGGACCGCCACCCAGAGCACTGTGCCTTCGGCTAATGCTGGATTGGATCTGGAGATGCCGGGGCCAGCGCGCTATTTCGGTCCTCGCCTGGCCGAGGCGGTTCGCGCAGGCCAAGTAAGCGAGGCTACCGTGGACGATAAAGTTCGTCGCTTGCTGCGCCTGATGATCCGCACGGGAGCGTTAGATCAGCCTCGGCAACCGGAACGGGCGATAGACCGTCCCGAGCATCGCCAGTTGATCCGTCAAGCCGCTGCGGAGGGGATGGTGCTGCTCAAGAACGAGCGAGGAGTGCTCCCACTGGACCGAACGCGTATCCGACGCGTAGCTGTAATCGGCCCCAACGCTAAAACGGCCCGGATCATGGGTGGCGGCAGTGCGCATGTTACCCCTCACTACGTTATCTCCCCGCTAGATGGGATGCGCGAGAAGTGTGGCGATGCCATCGAAGTGCTCTACGCGCTGGGGTGCACCAATCACAAGACGTTGCCGCTGCTCGACCCAGAGTGGCTAACCCCGGCCGAGGGCGAGCCAGGTCCTGGGCTCCGATGCGAGTACTTCAACGCGCTGGAGCCGGCAGGCCAGCCCGTGCGAACGGAGGTGATTAAGCGCCTGCACCTCATGTGGATCGGAGATATCGCGCCTGGGGTGGAGCCTAGTGGCTTCTCAATTCGGATCAGCGGCAAACTGGTGCCGCCCCAATCCGGCACGTATACCTTCGGCTTAATCAGCGCAGGGCTGAGCCGCCTATCCATTGATGGGAAGGAGATCGTAGATAACTGGTCCTCACAGACGCCGGGTGAGGCCTTCTTCGGAATGGGCAGCGCTGAGGTAACTGGAACTGTGGACCTGGAAGCAGGGCGGGTCTACTCCCTAGAGGTGATCTATAGCAGCCGGGGGGCCACATTCTTGAAGGGGCTCATCGTGGGTGGGCTGCCCCCATTGCCCGCTGATCCTATCGCAGAAGCCGTCGAGATCGCTCGACGGGCCGATGTGGCGTTGGTCTTCGTCGGCACGACGGATGAGTGGGAGAGCGAGGGGTTCGACCGTCAGGATATCGAGCTGCCGGGGCGACAGAATGAGCTCGTCGAGCGCGTGGTTGCCGCTAACCCGAACACGGTGGTGATCTTGAACAACGGTGGGCCGCTGACTATGCCATGGCTGGAGAGGGTGCCGGCCGTGCTCGAGACGTGGTTCCCGGGTCAGGAGTGCGGCCATGCCATCGCCGACGTGCTGTTCGGTGACGTAAACCCATCGGGCAAGCTCCCTACCACATTCCCCCGCCGGCTCCAGGACACCCCGGCCTTCCTCCACTATCCCGGCGAGGGCGGGAAGATCTATTACGGTGAGGGGATCTTTGTCGGCTATCGGTATTACGACAAGAAAAAGGTGGAGCCTCTATTCCCCTTCGGCTTCGGCCTCTCCTACACGACGTTTGTATATGAGGGCCTTGCTTTGAGCGCCTTCGAGATCGGCCCCGGTGAAGAGCTAGAGGTACAAGTGACCGTAACCAATAGCGGTCCACGCGCAGGTCAGGAGGTGGTCCAACTCTATGTGCAGGATGTGGCCTCGACGGTAATCCGCCCAGAGCGAGAGTTGAAGGGATTTGCAAAGGTGGCGTTACAGCCTGGTGAGAGCCAAACCGTACGCTTTCGTCTGGGCCCACGGGCGCTGGCTTACTTTGACGAACAGGGCAGGCGCTGGGTGGCTGAGGCCGGCGAATACGTGATCGAGGTCGGCAGCTCATCCCGGGACATTCGGGCTAGTGAGCGATTCGTCCTCCGGGAGACTTGGATGGCCCCTCTACAGCTCGAGCAGGCGTCAAGAGCGCCTCTCTCCCTTCACAGCCCTCTGCGCGAGCTTCTGGCCGACCCGCGCGGGGCCGCCGTCCTACGGGAGCATCTGGGCGAGTTGCTCAACCTTCCGCAGGTGCGGATGGCGCTGGATTTCTCCCTGGAGCAGATAGCCCCCTTTGCGCCACAGGTGTTGACGAAGGAAAAACTAGCCGCGATCGAGACAGCACTTCGATCCCTGGGATAA